The following coding sequences are from one Bacillota bacterium window:
- the amrS gene encoding AmmeMemoRadiSam system radical SAM enzyme, with protein sequence MPAKRVRCRACAHRCVIPPGRRGVCRVRFNREGRLFVPWGYSAGVAVDPVEKKPFFHMLPGSQVLTFGMLGCNFRCAYCQNWITSQALRDPAAGWAVEEISPEALVAAAREFGAEGVASSYNEPLITAEWAAAVFREAKAAGLRTAMVSNGYGTGKVLEYLRPWCDALKVDLKTVRDPQYRRLGGRVDPVLETVRLAQEMGLWVEVVTLVVPGFNDSDAELAEAAEFIASVSPDIPWHVTAFHPDYRMGDVPPTDAARLLEAARTGERAGLRFVYMGNVPPWLAGRFETTWCPHCHEPVVERRGFRVVANRLGPRGKCPRCGSRVPGVWA encoded by the coding sequence TTGCCCGCAAAGCGTGTGCGGTGCCGGGCGTGCGCCCATCGGTGCGTCATCCCACCGGGCCGGCGGGGCGTCTGCCGCGTGCGCTTCAACCGGGAAGGCCGGCTTTTTGTCCCCTGGGGTTACAGCGCCGGGGTCGCCGTTGACCCCGTGGAGAAAAAGCCGTTCTTCCACATGCTCCCGGGCTCACAGGTGCTCACCTTCGGCATGCTCGGGTGCAACTTCCGCTGCGCGTACTGTCAGAACTGGATTACGTCCCAGGCGCTGCGCGACCCGGCAGCGGGCTGGGCGGTGGAGGAGATTTCACCCGAAGCGCTGGTGGCGGCGGCACGGGAGTTCGGCGCAGAAGGGGTGGCAAGTTCATACAACGAACCCCTGATAACGGCCGAGTGGGCGGCTGCAGTGTTTCGTGAGGCGAAGGCGGCCGGGCTCCGGACCGCCATGGTGAGCAACGGGTACGGCACAGGTAAGGTCCTCGAGTACCTGCGCCCGTGGTGCGACGCGTTGAAAGTCGATTTGAAGACCGTGCGGGACCCGCAGTACCGCCGCCTGGGCGGGCGCGTGGACCCCGTGCTGGAGACAGTTCGCCTGGCTCAGGAGATGGGGTTGTGGGTCGAGGTTGTGACGCTCGTCGTCCCCGGCTTCAACGACAGCGACGCCGAACTGGCCGAGGCAGCCGAGTTCATTGCTTCCGTCAGTCCGGACATCCCGTGGCATGTAACGGCGTTTCACCCCGACTATCGAATGGGCGACGTTCCCCCGACCGACGCCGCCAGGCTCCTCGAGGCGGCCCGGACCGGCGAGAGGGCCGGCCTGCGCTTCGTGTATATGGGGAACGTACCACCATGGCTTGCCGGGCGTTTCGAGACGACCTGGTGCCCGCACTGTCATGAGCCCGTGGTGGAGCGCCGGGGCTTTCGCGTGGTGGCCAACCGGCTCGGCCCGAGGGGCAAGTGCCCGCGGTGCGGCAGCCGGGTGCCCGGTGTGTGGGCCTGA
- the trkA gene encoding Trk system potassium transporter TrkA — MHVIVIGAGKLGFEVAKRLAEKGEDVAVIDRDEARLQEVSERLDVLTVYGNGASPAVLQKAGVERADLVLAVTEADEVNMIACVTAKHMAAARNEPRAGGMGSRAKPAQLLQRLPSRPLCAARIRSPEYAGSFPYTRWLRQIGVDAVINPDRLTALEVARLVRAPLATHIDFFADGRVVLVGLKVSEDAPLARGTLQEVNPPCLVAAVVREGHVSIPDGSARLQPGDRVYLVGKAGSAAEFRMMAGLPGRAVREVTIIGGGKVGFPLAQLLLPAVKRGLHLKLIDRDPARCNQLAEELPGVLVICGDGERIDVLSDEMVGNSDVLVAVTSEDHTNLLAAMIAKQLGVGEVIVSVSREDYVPLAERAGADAVVVPRLLAAATALQLLNPRHVLSLSILEEGKAQVLELMVGEGAPAANRPLKSLSGLRDAVVGAVVRDGEVLIPTGETVLLPDDHLIVFALPEAVPRLEALFEGREPAELRRQS, encoded by the coding sequence TTGCACGTCATCGTCATCGGAGCCGGCAAGCTCGGCTTCGAAGTGGCCAAGCGGCTCGCCGAGAAGGGAGAAGACGTTGCGGTCATCGACCGCGACGAGGCCCGCCTCCAGGAGGTGAGCGAACGGCTCGACGTTCTCACGGTTTATGGCAACGGGGCGAGCCCCGCCGTGCTGCAGAAAGCAGGCGTCGAGCGAGCCGATCTGGTGCTGGCCGTCACCGAGGCTGACGAGGTCAACATGATCGCCTGCGTGACGGCCAAACACATGGCCGCCGCCCGGAATGAGCCGAGGGCCGGCGGGATGGGTTCGCGAGCAAAGCCAGCTCAGCTGCTTCAACGGCTCCCGAGCCGTCCGCTGTGCGCGGCCCGCATCCGAAGCCCAGAGTATGCCGGGAGCTTTCCCTATACCCGTTGGCTCCGCCAGATCGGTGTGGACGCGGTCATCAACCCGGATCGGCTTACGGCCCTCGAAGTGGCGCGCCTGGTGCGCGCCCCCCTGGCTACCCACATCGACTTCTTCGCCGATGGCCGCGTCGTGCTCGTCGGGCTCAAGGTGTCAGAGGACGCGCCGCTCGCCAGGGGAACGCTCCAGGAGGTCAACCCGCCCTGTCTCGTCGCAGCCGTCGTGCGGGAAGGCCACGTCTCGATCCCGGACGGGAGCGCTCGGCTGCAGCCGGGCGACCGCGTCTACCTGGTGGGGAAGGCGGGGAGCGCGGCCGAGTTCCGGATGATGGCCGGCCTGCCGGGCCGCGCGGTGCGAGAAGTGACGATTATCGGTGGCGGGAAGGTCGGGTTTCCGCTGGCTCAACTCCTGCTGCCGGCTGTGAAGCGAGGCCTGCACCTGAAGCTCATCGATCGGGACCCTGCACGCTGCAACCAGCTGGCCGAAGAACTCCCCGGGGTGCTCGTCATTTGCGGCGACGGTGAGCGCATCGACGTGCTGAGCGACGAGATGGTCGGCAACTCCGACGTGCTGGTGGCCGTCACCTCCGAAGATCACACCAATCTGCTGGCCGCGATGATCGCCAAGCAGTTGGGGGTCGGAGAGGTGATCGTCTCCGTCTCGCGGGAGGACTACGTGCCGCTGGCGGAGCGGGCCGGTGCGGACGCCGTGGTGGTGCCGCGCCTTCTGGCCGCTGCCACCGCCTTGCAGTTGCTCAACCCCCGCCACGTCCTCTCCCTCTCCATCCTGGAGGAAGGCAAGGCCCAGGTGCTGGAACTGATGGTCGGAGAGGGCGCCCCCGCCGCAAACCGGCCGCTAAAGTCGCTCAGCGGACTCCGGGATGCCGTGGTGGGCGCCGTGGTCAGGGATGGCGAGGTGCTGATCCCCACGGGGGAGACGGTTCTGCTCCCGGACGACCACCTCATCGTCTTCGCCCTCCCGGAAGCGGTGCCGCGCCTC